The sequence TATGATAATCTAACCTTATCATATCCAGGAAAGTCTTCACCGCCGTATAAATCTGGTAAAATTGTTTTTATGCTACTGTCTTCTATATACTTCGAAAGATTAAAAGTATACCGAGCAAAAGTGTTCCCCTTAACAAGTTGAATAACTAACCTCCCAAAATAAGGCTTATACTTATCAATGATTTTTACTTTTGCAAATGTATTTTCTGGTACTTCAATAATCTCTGCTGCTGAAGTAAAGAGCCATTCATCATCTCTTAATCTTACAAAGCTAAATACCCATTGACCTGGTCTAAAATTTCTTTGATTACCATACCATCCCCAATAACCACATTCAGGGCAGGTCCCATTTCTTTTATCCATTTCATCACAACAGAGCCAAAGATCAATATATGCCTCTCCACCTACTCCAGCTTGCATATTAAGTTCTATTTTGCTATTATTAATCTCTTCAGTGTTTAAACCTAGAATATCATTTAGTTTTATATGGTTCATAACTTATTACCCCCTTTCCCCTATCATATAACGTCATTTATACAATTTGCCTGTTCTCTTATTATTCTAATGTTTTCTTAAATACTTAATTAAACCATCAACTCAGGCATATCTTCCCAATAATCACTTAATTCTAAAATCTGTTTTTTAGCAGCATATATCATTTGGATAGCAAAATATGTTACTGGGGTTAAGCCTAATCCATCCCTATTATTAAGTGTTTCAATAAGAATTGAATGAGCGACATCAATATGAGCCCCTCGTTTATCGGACATATGTTTAATAAAATTATATAGATTTAAGGAGTTGTACCCAATTTTATCTAACATCTCAAATATTTCTATATTTATTAAACTGTTATCTGGATCCTTTTTAGTATAAATAATTATCTTCTCACCCTTAAATTGCACTTCTTCTTTTTGATAAAATGAATCTAATTTTGCCCTATTTTTCCTATCTAGTTTATTTTTTATATATTCATATGTGAAATCAGGAAACATTTTGCCTATGGTTTCAGGTGTTCTGTTAAAGCTAGATATACTCTGTTCTAACCATTCTTTAACAGGCATCCAATCCTGCATCGATGAAATTTTATATGGTGGCAAAATAACTTTATGTCCTTCAGACAATTCCGATTCAACACCTATTAATTTTGGCATTAAAAAGTCTGGACAAATTTTTATTAGCACAGAATTTTTTTCACAAAGCAATTTTCTTATTGGCATTATTATAATTCTATCAAACACAGGTGCGTATTGTTCTTGTGATTTATTTTGTTCTGCCAAACAATATCTAACTATATCGAACTCTGTTTTAATTTCTTTAACCATACCATTTCTTGATAGTTCAAATTGGTCCACAAAATTCAACTCTGTTTCATATGTATCATCAACACATCTCATATGATTTCCTCCTTATAATTCAAAATAACCGAGTTTCCTCGACTTCTGACTTGCACACCCCTTTATGACCCCTTTTGTTAATTACAGATTGAAATTTGTCACTTATTCCTTTCTACTCAAAAAATATAGGGAATAAATAAAACTATTTTAAATGCTATTCCAAAACAATGGTTTCCACATTAGAGGCACTCAACGCAGTAAGCAATACTGTGTTTTCAAGTGTTCCATTCCCTTTTGCTATATCAACTAAATCCACAAGATCGATGTCTCCATTTATCAGACCATAAACAATA is a genomic window of Acidilutibacter cellobiosedens containing:
- a CDS encoding GIY-YIG nuclease family protein, with product MNHIKLNDILGLNTEEINNSKIELNMQAGVGGEAYIDLWLCCDEMDKRNGTCPECGYWGWYGNQRNFRPGQWVFSFVRLRDDEWLFTSAAEIIEVPENTFAKVKIIDKYKPYFGRLVIQLVKGNTFARYTFNLSKYIEDSSIKTILPDLYGGEDFPGYDKVRLSYKQLETIIKYGKNDWIAALENQKAVYLLTDKTNGKMYVGSATSDYGMLLQRWRSYIENGHGGNKELVELVNMKGFDYIKVNFHYSILENYNAKVDDLVILERESWWKEILQTRIFGYNKN